The following proteins are co-located in the Arctopsyche grandis isolate Sample6627 chromosome 3, ASM5162203v2, whole genome shotgun sequence genome:
- the SmD2 gene encoding small ribonucleoprotein particle protein SmD2 has translation MATTTVKPRSEMTLEELAKIEEEEFSTGPLSVLTQSVKNNTQVLINCRNNKKLLGRVRAFDRHCNMVLENVKEMWTEMPRTGKGKKTKAVNKDRFISKMFLRGDSVILVLRNPLATAAGK, from the exons AT GGCCACCACTACAGTTAAACCCCGTTCTGAAATGACCTTGGAGGAGTTGGCCAAAATCGAAGAGGAAGAATTTAGCACAGGTCCACTCTCCGTCCTCACTCAATCAGTCAAAAACAATACCCAAGTACTTATAAATTGCAGAAATAACAAAAAGTTGTTGGGTCGAGTTCGTGCATTCGATCGCCATTGCAATATGGTTTTAGAAAATGTCAAAGAAATGTGGACAGAAATGCCGAGAACTGGCAAAGGCAAAAAG ACGAAAGCTGTAAACAAAGATAGATTCATATCGAAAATGTTCCTGCGGGGTGATTCAGTTATATTGGTCTTGAGAAATCCTTTGGCTACTGCTGCTGGAAAGTGA